One window from the genome of Candidatus Methanomethylicota archaeon encodes:
- the moaA gene encoding GTP 3',8-cyclase MoaA, whose product MPLIDRYGRPIVNLRITLTHKCNYRCIYCHMEGEEKALEELTPEEIERIARVAVKIGISKVKLTGGEPLIREDIGEIVRRLSHINGMEEVSMTTNGSLLKEKVKELAKANLKRINVNIPSLREETYKYITNSEYSPKQIIEGVMEAKKLGINPVKVNMVILRGVNDDQIDEMITFTRKNDLILQLIELENVGIDEETYSKYHADISSIEEKIKNEAKKVIVRRDMQNRRKYILKGGGEVEIVNPYENGNFCSACTRIRLTADGKIKPCLMRNDNLIDIKNLLRNNLDEYELMKLFVKAIEGREPYWKRRVTP is encoded by the coding sequence ATGCCATTAATAGATAGATATGGAAGGCCAATTGTAAATCTGAGAATAACGTTAACACATAAATGCAATTATAGATGCATATACTGCCACATGGAAGGGGAGGAAAAGGCACTAGAAGAACTAACTCCAGAGGAAATAGAAAGAATAGCTAGAGTTGCAGTTAAAATTGGAATAAGTAAAGTCAAATTAACAGGTGGAGAACCATTAATTAGAGAAGACATAGGGGAAATAGTGAGAAGGTTATCACATATAAACGGAATGGAAGAGGTATCAATGACTACAAATGGATCCCTCCTAAAGGAAAAGGTTAAGGAACTTGCAAAAGCAAATCTCAAAAGAATTAATGTAAATATCCCATCATTAAGGGAGGAAACATACAAGTATATAACCAATAGTGAATATTCCCCAAAACAAATCATAGAAGGGGTTATGGAGGCGAAGAAGCTGGGGATAAACCCAGTAAAGGTGAACATGGTCATCCTAAGGGGGGTTAATGATGATCAAATAGATGAAATGATCACATTCACGAGGAAGAATGATTTAATACTTCAATTAATAGAGCTGGAGAATGTTGGAATAGATGAAGAAACATACTCAAAGTATCATGCAGACATATCATCAATTGAAGAGAAGATAAAAAATGAAGCAAAAAAGGTGATTGTGAGAAGAGACATGCAAAATAGGCGTAAATACATTTTAAAAGGTGGAGGAGAAGTTGAAATAGTAAACCCATATGAAAATGGAAACTTCTGCTCAGCATGCACAAGGATAAGATTAACCGCAGATGGAAAGATAAAACCCTGCCTAATGAGAAACGACAACTTAATAGACATAAAAAATCTATTAAGAAACAATTTAGATGAATATGAACTTATGAAACTTTTTGTGAAAGCTATTGAGGGGAGGGAGCCATACTGGAAGAGGAGGGTTACGCCTTAA
- the truA gene encoding tRNA pseudouridine(38-40) synthase TruA: MFYLGHKYYGFATQKDKPTIEGTLRKIFRSKICGERIHITYASRTDKGVHAIGQTITINVKDVDIDEVNANLPEDIAIWAYCKAPKHFDARRCTIYRHYKYIVFKRDLDLEKMKNASKDLLGIHNFKRFCYKVKGPVIRRIYYIKIDRIEEGYLAIEFIGSKFARGLIRNLVDLLTRIGSGEISSLSSVWEYNGPLCMAPPENLYLIDAYYPLKYTISDTGVEKVIKAINVMSNVKDFDEGTILKKQMLKDFWKVMNDVRELGLKLHSTLH; the protein is encoded by the coding sequence ATATTTTACCTAGGACACAAATACTACGGCTTTGCAACCCAAAAGGATAAGCCTACAATTGAAGGAACGCTAAGAAAAATTTTTAGAAGTAAAATTTGTGGGGAAAGAATACACATAACTTATGCAAGTAGAACAGATAAGGGAGTACATGCCATAGGACAAACCATAACCATAAATGTGAAAGATGTGGACATAGATGAGGTAAATGCAAATCTACCTGAAGACATAGCCATATGGGCTTACTGCAAAGCACCAAAACACTTCGATGCCAGAAGATGCACAATATATAGACATTACAAATACATAGTTTTCAAAAGGGATTTAGATCTGGAAAAGATGAAAAATGCATCAAAGGATTTGCTTGGAATACACAATTTCAAAAGATTCTGCTATAAGGTTAAGGGACCCGTAATTAGGAGAATATACTATATAAAGATAGATAGAATTGAGGAGGGATACCTAGCAATAGAATTCATAGGATCAAAATTTGCTAGGGGACTCATCAGAAACCTAGTAGATTTACTAACAAGAATCGGAAGTGGAGAGATTAGCAGTTTAAGTAGCGTATGGGAGTATAATGGACCGCTATGCATGGCACCCCCAGAAAACCTATACCTCATAGATGCATACTACCCATTGAAATACACAATTAGCGATACTGGAGTGGAAAAGGTTATTAAAGCTATAAACGTGATGAGCAATGTAAAAGATTTTGATGAAGGAACAATTTTGAAGAAGCAGATGTTAAAGGATTTTTGGAAAGTTATGAATGATGTAAGAGAACTCGGCTTAAAGTTGCATTCAACCCTTCATTAG
- a CDS encoding replication factor C large subunit: MISAEKLLWTNKYKPKSFDEILGNKEAISQFRSWIEEFFNGTAKYKAALLWGPPGVGKTLTVEVASIVYKAELIQMNASDNRSYEDVERIAMAASKHFGFGSSRKIILVDEIDGISTSEDRGGLSALIRLVEVSKFPVVFTANDPWDPQFRQLREMCLMIQFYGVRSTSIVGFLEKICRAEGISYDKEALKFIADRCEGDVRSAINDLQICAAGKKTLKLDDVKWLGYRDRVTPAFDVLRGIFSSTSCNAARRYTITSDLSYDELLQWLNENIPIQYGNVYELYDAYNALSKADVYLGRIKRSQDWSLLSYAMDLMTAGVSMAKREKYRFVKYSFPERIRLLQKSMGVREVMNGIASLIAKNCHVSSRTALSEYLPILKVIFNHNANMAAGIALWLGFDDRMVDFLVSNPSMGEEIKKLMKG; the protein is encoded by the coding sequence ATGATTTCTGCTGAGAAACTTTTATGGACTAATAAGTATAAGCCTAAATCCTTTGATGAGATTCTTGGAAATAAGGAGGCAATATCACAATTTAGATCTTGGATTGAGGAATTCTTTAATGGAACTGCTAAGTATAAGGCTGCTCTACTTTGGGGGCCTCCCGGCGTTGGTAAAACACTTACCGTTGAAGTTGCATCCATAGTATATAAGGCTGAATTGATTCAAATGAATGCCAGTGATAATAGGAGTTATGAGGATGTTGAGAGAATAGCTATGGCTGCATCTAAGCATTTCGGTTTTGGGAGTTCTAGGAAGATAATTCTTGTTGATGAAATTGATGGTATATCGACTTCTGAAGATAGGGGTGGCTTGAGTGCATTAATAAGGCTTGTTGAAGTATCAAAGTTTCCAGTGGTCTTCACGGCAAATGATCCATGGGACCCCCAATTTAGGCAGTTGAGGGAGATGTGTTTGATGATACAGTTTTATGGTGTTAGGAGTACATCCATTGTAGGTTTTTTGGAGAAGATTTGCCGTGCTGAGGGCATTTCATATGATAAGGAGGCGTTGAAGTTTATTGCTGATAGATGTGAAGGTGATGTTAGATCAGCTATAAATGATCTTCAAATATGTGCTGCTGGTAAGAAGACATTGAAGTTAGATGATGTTAAGTGGCTTGGATATAGGGATAGAGTTACCCCTGCCTTTGACGTTTTGAGGGGTATATTCTCCTCTACATCATGTAATGCCGCTAGGAGATACACTATAACCTCAGATTTATCGTATGATGAGCTTTTACAATGGTTGAATGAAAATATCCCGATACAGTATGGTAATGTGTATGAGCTTTATGATGCATATAATGCTCTCTCAAAGGCTGATGTCTATTTGGGTAGGATAAAACGTTCTCAAGATTGGTCTCTATTAAGTTATGCTATGGATCTTATGACTGCAGGGGTTTCCATGGCTAAGAGGGAGAAATATAGGTTTGTTAAATACTCCTTCCCAGAGCGTATTAGACTCCTCCAGAAAAGTATGGGCGTTCGTGAAGTTATGAATGGAATAGCTTCTCTAATTGCAAAGAACTGTCATGTATCTTCACGTACAGCTCTCTCAGAGTACCTGCCAATTTTGAAGGTAATATTTAATCATAATGCTAATATGGCTGCTGGTATAGCTTTATGGCTTGGATTTGATGATAGGATGGTGGATTTCCTTGTCAGCAATCCAAGTATGGGTGAGGAGATAAAGAAGCTAATGAAGGGTTGA
- a CDS encoding replication factor C small subunit, giving the protein MCSDVFMLWTEKYRPKTLDEVVNQKDIVPRLKSFVSSKNVPHMLFAGPPGCGKTTVALALAYDLYGANWRQNILELNASDERGIQTVRDRIKDYARTMPLGDVPFKLIILDEADNMTADAQQALRRIMELYTRTCRFILIANYSSKIIEPIQSRCAVFRFQPLSNEDIAGRLKYIASNENVKLTPGGLEAILYVAEGDMRRAINTLQAAASLGVVDESAVYRVVGKANPVEVREMMALALKGDFVNARGKLRELMINYGLSGVDIVKQMHREVFALDIPDKVKVLLADKIGEVNFRMVEGADEEIQLSYLLACFSLYGSELRGSK; this is encoded by the coding sequence ATGTGTTCAGATGTATTCATGCTTTGGACTGAGAAGTATAGGCCTAAAACTTTGGATGAAGTTGTTAATCAGAAGGATATTGTGCCTAGACTTAAGAGTTTTGTTTCAAGTAAGAATGTTCCTCACATGCTCTTTGCAGGTCCTCCGGGTTGCGGTAAGACCACTGTGGCTTTGGCTTTAGCATACGATCTTTATGGTGCTAATTGGAGGCAGAATATTTTAGAACTCAATGCTTCAGATGAGCGTGGAATTCAAACTGTTAGGGATAGGATTAAGGATTATGCTAGGACGATGCCTCTAGGGGATGTTCCATTCAAATTGATCATATTGGATGAAGCTGACAACATGACTGCAGATGCTCAGCAAGCTTTGAGGCGTATAATGGAGTTGTATACTAGGACTTGTAGATTCATATTGATTGCGAATTATTCGAGCAAGATTATTGAGCCTATACAGTCTAGGTGTGCAGTCTTCCGTTTTCAGCCTCTTTCCAATGAGGATATTGCTGGGAGATTGAAGTATATTGCCAGCAATGAGAATGTGAAGTTAACTCCTGGGGGTTTGGAGGCAATACTCTATGTTGCTGAGGGTGATATGAGGAGGGCTATAAATACTCTTCAAGCAGCTGCAAGTCTCGGTGTTGTTGATGAATCTGCTGTTTATAGGGTTGTTGGGAAGGCGAATCCCGTTGAGGTTAGGGAGATGATGGCATTGGCTTTGAAGGGGGATTTCGTTAATGCTAGGGGTAAGCTTAGGGAGCTCATGATAAATTATGGGCTTTCAGGTGTTGATATTGTTAAGCAAATGCATAGGGAAGTTTTCGCATTGGATATACCTGATAAGGTTAAAGTGCTTTTGGCTGATAAGATAGGTGAAGTCAATTTTAGGATGGTGGAGGGGGCTGATGAAGAGATTCAGTTAAGTTATCTATTGGCATGCTTCTCCCTTTATGGTAGTGAATTGAGGGGTAGTAAATGA
- a CDS encoding DNA replication complex GINS family protein, with amino-acid sequence MLEFINEASKIISDTELIKATVKRTSTPMELGGMKINLDAEGMEILIPKWASDKMMKDGLIEVKYIEELGIKDLRKTLWKESRETNLTKIDPQFYMKARATIKRLMDDIKRDPTPEKIQEERKYRDAFMDIVNCRMQKVLQLAITESIPQTISENMTIEERILLKEIKRMLTTWKDQVTRIGDET; translated from the coding sequence ATGCTTGAATTTATAAATGAAGCATCAAAAATAATATCAGATACAGAACTCATAAAAGCCACTGTAAAGAGGACTTCAACCCCAATGGAACTAGGGGGGATGAAAATAAATTTAGATGCTGAAGGCATGGAAATACTAATACCAAAATGGGCATCAGATAAAATGATGAAAGATGGATTAATAGAAGTGAAGTATATTGAAGAACTTGGGATAAAGGATCTGAGAAAAACCCTTTGGAAAGAATCTAGGGAAACCAATTTAACGAAAATAGATCCTCAATTCTACATGAAAGCAAGAGCCACAATTAAAAGGTTAATGGATGATATAAAGAGAGATCCAACCCCGGAAAAAATCCAAGAGGAAAGGAAATATAGAGATGCATTCATGGATATAGTGAATTGCAGAATGCAGAAAGTATTGCAATTGGCAATAACAGAATCAATACCACAAACAATAAGTGAAAATATGACCATAGAAGAGAGAATACTGCTAAAAGAGATAAAAAGAATGCTAACAACATGGAAAGATCAAGTAACAAGAATAGGTGATGAAACATGA
- a CDS encoding minichromosome maintenance protein MCM, translating into MSLELLEADIRERFVDFLKSFKNSAGEYYYKNMLSQMVVTGQKHLVINFEDLLEYDQQLAEQLIEKPSKVIEAASAAIRDVMMSSININYARKVKRFIARFKKLPEVIPIRKIRSEHVGKLIMIEGILTRVSSIKQQIVKAAYRCEKCSEITYVEAASLDERINPPEKCQHCGGRVFKLIPEESEFIDWQRLTIQERPEELPPAQLPRSIEAIAREDLVDVAKPGDRIIVVGILKSVKEHTGMGTTFRPEIEVNYIELSEKGMEEIEITPEDEEKIKNLAKDPMIHEKIIQSIAPSIYGYREVKEGIAYLLFGGVQKILPDGMRIRGDINILLVGDPGTAKSQILQYVARIAPRGIYTSGKGSTAAGLTAAVVKDRTTGDWYLEAGALVLADGGVACVDEIDKMRNEDRVAMHEVMEQQTVSIAKAGIVATLNARTSILASANPTLGRFVEQKSIVENVNLPITILSRFDLIFPLKDEPDEERDTKMSEHILRLHQTRGYVSPPPIEPELLRKYIAYMRKNVKPRLSDEAMERIKEYYVEMRKLGKNGGSIPITPRQLEALVRMTEARAKMALRDVATKDDAEAAIRLMNYVLEKTAYDVETEKIDIDMILTGKTKSQRDKMNIIMDYIRSKVKEIGGPVKKDFAAEEIEKAHGIEKNTVLEIIEKLLKEGILFEARPGYVMPT; encoded by the coding sequence ATGAGCCTAGAATTATTGGAAGCAGACATAAGAGAGAGATTCGTGGATTTCCTAAAATCATTCAAGAATAGCGCTGGAGAATACTACTATAAAAACATGCTAAGCCAAATGGTTGTAACTGGACAAAAACATCTAGTCATAAACTTTGAAGACCTATTGGAATACGACCAGCAACTGGCAGAACAATTAATAGAGAAACCATCAAAAGTCATCGAGGCAGCTTCAGCAGCCATAAGAGATGTAATGATGAGTAGCATAAACATAAACTACGCAAGGAAAGTCAAAAGGTTCATAGCAAGATTCAAAAAGTTACCAGAAGTAATCCCAATAAGGAAGATTAGATCAGAACATGTTGGAAAACTAATAATGATAGAAGGCATACTTACAAGAGTTTCATCAATAAAACAACAAATAGTGAAAGCAGCGTACAGATGCGAGAAATGCTCAGAAATAACCTACGTAGAAGCAGCCAGCCTAGATGAAAGGATAAATCCACCGGAAAAATGCCAACACTGTGGAGGAAGAGTATTCAAACTAATCCCAGAAGAATCCGAATTTATAGATTGGCAAAGGCTAACGATACAAGAAAGACCAGAAGAACTACCACCAGCCCAATTGCCAAGATCAATAGAAGCCATTGCAAGAGAAGACCTAGTGGATGTAGCTAAACCCGGTGATAGAATAATAGTTGTAGGGATACTGAAATCCGTGAAGGAACATACTGGAATGGGAACAACATTCAGACCTGAAATAGAAGTAAATTACATAGAATTATCGGAAAAGGGGATGGAAGAGATAGAAATAACTCCAGAAGATGAAGAGAAGATAAAGAATCTAGCAAAGGATCCAATGATACATGAGAAAATAATCCAATCAATAGCGCCATCAATATATGGTTATAGAGAAGTTAAGGAGGGGATAGCATACCTACTATTTGGAGGGGTGCAAAAAATTCTACCAGACGGTATGAGGATAAGGGGGGATATAAACATACTATTGGTCGGAGACCCTGGAACTGCAAAAAGCCAAATACTACAATACGTTGCCAGAATAGCTCCAAGAGGAATATATACATCTGGAAAGGGATCCACTGCTGCTGGATTAACAGCGGCAGTCGTAAAAGATAGAACCACCGGTGACTGGTATCTTGAAGCTGGAGCACTCGTACTTGCAGATGGAGGAGTAGCATGTGTAGATGAAATAGATAAAATGAGGAATGAAGATAGAGTAGCTATGCATGAAGTAATGGAGCAACAGACCGTGAGCATAGCAAAGGCAGGTATAGTTGCAACATTAAATGCAAGAACATCAATACTAGCCTCAGCAAACCCAACACTTGGAAGATTTGTAGAGCAAAAGTCAATAGTTGAAAACGTCAATCTACCAATAACAATACTTTCAAGATTCGACCTAATATTCCCATTGAAAGATGAGCCAGATGAAGAGAGAGATACGAAAATGAGTGAACACATACTAAGATTACACCAAACGAGGGGGTACGTTTCACCCCCACCAATAGAACCAGAACTCCTAAGAAAGTACATAGCATACATGAGGAAGAACGTTAAACCAAGATTATCAGATGAAGCTATGGAAAGGATAAAGGAGTATTATGTTGAAATGAGGAAACTTGGGAAGAATGGGGGAAGCATACCAATAACCCCAAGACAGCTAGAAGCATTAGTAAGGATGACGGAAGCAAGAGCCAAAATGGCTTTAAGAGATGTAGCCACAAAAGATGATGCGGAAGCAGCAATAAGGCTAATGAACTATGTATTGGAGAAGACAGCATATGATGTTGAAACTGAAAAGATAGATATAGACATGATACTAACTGGAAAGACAAAGTCGCAAAGGGACAAAATGAACATCATAATGGATTACATAAGAAGTAAAGTTAAGGAGATAGGTGGACCAGTAAAAAAGGATTTCGCTGCAGAAGAGATAGAGAAGGCACATGGAATAGAGAAGAATACTGTTCTCGAAATTATAGAAAAGCTATTGAAGGAAGGAATACTATTTGAAGCTAGACCAGGATATGTAATGCCAACATAG
- a CDS encoding ATP-dependent DNA helicase — translation MSKIKIRELPIPKIIRDILEANGIIELYPPQEQAVRSGLLNGENIVLAIPTAAGKTLAAELAITKRLLEEGGKAIYLTPLKALASEKYEEFKKYENAGLKVTISTGDYDNPEPQLKYYDIIVMTNEKADSILRNKPPWMNEVKVVVADEIHLINDDDRGPTLEVVLAKLLSTNPQSQVIGLSATIMNAEEIAEWLNAKLVKSHWRPVPLRKGVYVNGRIIYDDGSIMEVTREKMDSYQALTKQTLEDGGQVLIFSNTRNDSRETAFKLIPLTSKHLKADEKRELVKISNEILSSEESTRISEELATCIKSGVAFHHAGLSATHRSIIERAFKEFKIKVICATPTLAAGVNLPARRVIVKSYYRYDSSTGYQMIPAFEYHQMAGRAGRPKYDEWGDAILIAKNMQEQEFLMENYVRAPPEKIWSRLASESALRSHTLAIIATEYAKSEEEVMEFIRRTFYYKQYGEERQIRNVLRRVVGFLVENDMIRVINENIYPTKLGMRVSQLYIDPLSAVRIINGLRGRNSASELAYIHLICMTPDMQRLHLNRRDRKTLMSKLFEIEGELLINVEDPTDEFEQLTMLQALKTAMMLNDWINEEKEDAIIEKYDVGPGDIYSIALTAQWLMYSATEISKLMGFVNHIQKLTELTSRLEYGCKPELLELISLKGIGRVRARLLYRAGYKTIEDLRKARIEDLKRIPLFGEETIRKIKEQLEERGLR, via the coding sequence ATGAGTAAGATTAAGATAAGAGAGCTACCAATACCTAAAATAATAAGGGACATATTGGAAGCTAATGGGATAATTGAACTATACCCACCACAAGAACAAGCTGTAAGAAGCGGACTACTTAATGGGGAAAACATAGTGCTAGCCATACCTACAGCTGCAGGAAAAACGCTTGCAGCTGAATTAGCCATAACAAAAAGATTACTTGAAGAGGGAGGAAAAGCAATATACCTAACACCATTAAAAGCGCTTGCCTCAGAAAAGTATGAGGAATTCAAAAAGTATGAAAACGCTGGATTAAAGGTCACCATAAGCACAGGAGATTATGACAACCCAGAACCTCAACTCAAATACTACGACATTATAGTCATGACAAACGAAAAGGCAGATAGCATCCTCAGAAACAAACCTCCATGGATGAATGAAGTTAAAGTGGTGGTGGCAGATGAAATACACCTAATAAATGATGATGATAGGGGACCAACCTTAGAAGTGGTTTTAGCAAAACTATTATCAACAAACCCACAATCTCAAGTTATAGGTTTAAGTGCAACAATAATGAATGCAGAGGAAATAGCTGAATGGTTAAATGCTAAACTAGTGAAAAGCCATTGGAGACCAGTACCATTAAGGAAGGGGGTCTACGTAAATGGGAGAATAATATATGATGATGGAAGTATAATGGAGGTTACAAGGGAAAAGATGGACTCATACCAAGCATTAACGAAACAAACCCTAGAAGATGGAGGTCAAGTGCTAATTTTTTCAAACACAAGAAACGATTCTAGGGAAACAGCATTCAAACTAATACCACTAACATCAAAACACTTAAAAGCTGATGAGAAGAGGGAACTCGTAAAAATATCCAACGAAATACTATCATCGGAGGAAAGCACAAGGATAAGTGAAGAATTAGCTACATGCATTAAGAGTGGAGTGGCATTCCACCATGCAGGATTATCAGCAACCCATAGGAGCATAATTGAAAGGGCATTCAAAGAGTTTAAGATAAAAGTTATATGCGCAACCCCCACTCTGGCTGCAGGGGTAAATCTTCCAGCAAGGAGGGTGATAGTAAAGAGTTATTATAGATATGATAGTTCAACTGGATACCAAATGATACCAGCATTCGAATATCATCAAATGGCTGGAAGAGCTGGAAGGCCGAAATATGATGAATGGGGGGATGCAATACTAATAGCCAAAAACATGCAAGAACAAGAATTCTTAATGGAAAACTATGTAAGAGCACCTCCAGAAAAGATATGGTCTAGACTGGCATCAGAATCAGCATTAAGATCGCATACGCTTGCAATAATAGCTACAGAATATGCAAAGAGCGAAGAAGAGGTTATGGAATTCATAAGAAGGACATTCTATTATAAACAGTATGGTGAAGAAAGACAGATAAGAAATGTACTGAGAAGGGTTGTGGGATTTCTGGTGGAAAACGATATGATTAGAGTTATTAATGAAAATATTTATCCAACAAAACTTGGAATGAGAGTATCACAACTATACATCGACCCACTATCAGCCGTACGAATCATAAATGGACTTAGAGGGAGGAATAGTGCAAGTGAACTTGCATACATACACTTAATATGTATGACCCCAGATATGCAGAGATTACATCTCAATAGGAGGGATAGGAAGACGTTAATGTCGAAATTATTTGAAATTGAGGGTGAGCTACTCATAAATGTAGAGGACCCTACAGACGAATTTGAACAACTAACAATGCTACAAGCACTCAAAACTGCCATGATGCTAAATGATTGGATAAATGAAGAGAAGGAAGATGCAATAATAGAGAAGTATGATGTAGGGCCTGGAGACATATACTCAATAGCACTCACAGCACAATGGCTAATGTACTCAGCCACGGAAATAAGCAAATTAATGGGATTCGTAAACCACATACAAAAATTGACTGAGCTAACCAGTAGACTGGAATATGGATGTAAACCAGAGCTATTAGAGCTAATAAGTTTAAAGGGGATAGGGAGAGTTAGAGCTAGACTACTGTACAGAGCAGGATACAAAACCATTGAAGATCTAAGGAAGGCACGTATAGAAGACTTAAAAAGAATACCACTATTCGGAGAGGAAACCATAAGGAAGATAAAGGAACAACTGGAGGAAAGAGGGTTACGCTAA